In Candidatus Melainabacteria bacterium RIFOXYA2_FULL_32_9, one genomic interval encodes:
- a CDS encoding hypothetical protein (ACT domain-containing protein): MEDSKIIITIIGIDKVGIVAAFTNTLAKYQVNIEDIRQTIMQDHFTMIMMADFSKATSSFKEFKDALLDLGKETGMEVWVQRKKIFDNMHHIA; this comes from the coding sequence ATGGAAGATTCAAAAATAATCATAACAATTATTGGAATAGATAAAGTTGGTATTGTTGCTGCTTTTACTAACACTCTGGCAAAATACCAGGTAAACATTGAAGATATTCGACAAACAATCATGCAGGATCATTTTACTATGATTATGATGGCCGATTTTTCTAAAGCTACAAGCTCTTTTAAAGAGTTTAAAGATGCTCTATTGGATCTTGGCAAAGAAACCGGCATGGAAGTCTGGGTACAAAGAAAAAAGATCTTCGATAATATGCATCATATAGCTTAA